The stretch of DNA TATTAGACAAGGTTTTCACTAAGGTGTCTGATCTTTCAGGTGGCCAAAAACACCGTGTTGAAATTGCTAAACTGTTATTAAAAAAAGTAGAAATTATTTTAGCTGACGAACCAACTGCATCTTTAGATATTAAAACTTCAAAAGATATTATGAATATTTTAAAAAGCATTAATAAAAATTATGAAACAACAATATTAGTTAATATCCATGACTTAAATATCATTCAAAGATTTTTTACAAAATATATTTTTATTAAAAACGGTGAATTAGTACAAATAGGAAATCCTAAAGACTTAACAAAAAAAGAGATGGAAAAATTATACGAATCATAGTTATAAACAACACGTTTATAACTTTTTTAATTTTTAATTAACTCTTTGGGGTAAAATTTATACATAAAATGAAAGGTGACTTAATGGAAGTGCAAAGTAGCGATCGAACTAGTAAACAAAATGTGTTTTCACTAAGCACATTTTGTTAATCGTTTAAAAGCACCTCTTTGTCAATAATAAAAAAGGAGGTAACATGAGTAAAAAAACTAATATTCAACTTTTAGAAAATAGAAATTCAAAGTTAAGTAAACAAGATTTAAAAAGAAACTTGGTTAACCAAAGATTATTAGAAGCTTCAGAAGCTGATTTAGATTTTTTATATTCCAAATACAACACTTCTAAATATGGTATTTCAAATGAAGACCTAGTTGAAGAAAATAGAGATGAATATGGTGTGAATAAGATTGCTAAAAAAGGATCTGACACTGTAGGCAAGAGATTAGTTAGATCTTTCTTTAACTTATTTAATATTATTCTTTTTGTATTAGCTATTGTTTCGGCTGTTGTTGATATCATTTTGCCAATTACACAATCAAAGAAAGATGAAGTTAATTACATAACTGTTGTTATTATTTTAATTATTGTTTTTGCAAGCAGTATTATTCATTTTATCCAGGAACAAAAATCTGCTTCGAGTGCTAATAAATTAATTGAAATTATTGAAACAACGTGTCTTGTTGAAAGAAATGGAGTTTTAAAGGAAATTCCAATGGACGAAATTGTTGTGGGCGATATTGTCCACTTAGCTGCTGGAGATATAATCCCTGGTGATGTTCGTATTTTAACTGCAAAAGACTTATTTGTTTCACAATCTTCACTAACAGGAGAAAGTGATGCAATAGAAAAATATGGAGATATTGATAAAAGTAAAAGTTATGATAATATTACCGACCGTCCTAACCTTGCTTTTATGGGTTCTAATATTATCTCAGGTTCTGCAAAAGCAATTGTTTTAGTTGTCGGAAATGATACTTTTATTGGTAAAGTTGCAACTAAATTAAATGAAAAACAAGTTCCTACTAATTTTGAAAAAGGAATTAAGAAAATTTCAGTAATGCTAACAATTATTATTGCATCAGTTATTCCTGTAGTATTTCTAATTGTTGGATTAATGCACCAAAAATTAGAAGGTAATGCCGCCTGAATAAATGCTTTATTGTTTGGAATTTCTATTGCCGTTGGTTTGACACCAGAAATGCTCCCGATGATTGTAACCGCTTGTTTATCAAAAGGTTCGATGGCCATGGGGAAAGCAAAAACAATCGTTAAAAATATTAATTCTATCCAAAACTTTGGAGCAATGGATATCTTATGTACTGATAAAACTGGTACTATAACTCAAGATGAAATTATTTTAGAACGCCATCTAGATGTTAATGGTAAAGAAGACGCCCATGTTTTAAAATATGCTTTTTTAAATTCATATTATCAAACAGGTTTGAAAAATTTACTAGATAAATCAATTATTAACCGTACTTTAGATTTAGCTGATGAAGAAAAATCTTTAGATAATCTTGAACTTCATTATTTAAAAATTGACGAGGTTCCTTTTGATTTTAATAGAAAAAGAATGTCTGTTCTTGTTAAATCATTAAAAAATGATAAGGTAACTTTAATTACCAAAGGAGCAGTAGAAGAAATTATTAACGTATGTAACAAAATTTATTTAGATGGAAAAGTAGTTCCTTTAGATAAAAAGGTTGTACGTAAAGTTTTAAATAAAGTAGAAGAATTCAGTGAAGAAGGTATGAGAGTTGTTGCTGTTGCTTCAAAGAAATCTCATATTGATGCTGTTGGTAAATTAAGTGTGGCCGATGAAAAAGATATGACATTAATTGGTTATTTAACTTTCCTTGACCCACCAAAAGATTCAGCAGAAGATGCAATTAAAAAGTTACATAATTTAGGTGTTGAGGTTAAGATTTTAACTGGAGATAATCCATTAGTAACTAAAGCTGTTTGTTCTAAAGTAGGAATTCCTTATGAAAGAATTTTATTAGGTAAAGATATTTCAAAATTATCAGACACCGAATTAGCAATCGAGGTTGAAAAAACACAAATATTTGCAAAATTAAGTCCAGATCAAAAAGCAAGAATTATTACCATTTTAAGAAAAAACGGTCATGTTGTTGGTTATATGGGTGATGGTATTAATGATGCACAAGCAATGAAGGTTGCAGACGTTTCTATTTCTGTAGATACAGCTGTTGATATTGCTAAAGAATCAGCAAATATAATTCTTTTAGAAAAAGATTTAAATGTTTTAGCAACTGGAATAATTGAAGGAAGAAAAACTCACGCTAATATTAATAAATATATTAAAATGACAGTTTCTTCAAACTTTGGAAATATTTTTAGTGTTGTTATTGCTTCAGCAATGCTACCTTTTATTCCGATGGCACCAGTACAAATTATTTTCTTAAATTTAATTTACGACTTTTGTTGTGGAACAATACCATGAGATAATGTTGATAAAGA from Mycoplasmopsis arginini encodes:
- the mgtA gene encoding magnesium-translocating P-type ATPase produces the protein MSKKTNIQLLENRNSKLSKQDLKRNLVNQRLLEASEADLDFLYSKYNTSKYGISNEDLVEENRDEYGVNKIAKKGSDTVGKRLVRSFFNLFNIILFVLAIVSAVVDIILPITQSKKDEVNYITVVIILIIVFASSIIHFIQEQKSASSANKLIEIIETTCLVERNGVLKEIPMDEIVVGDIVHLAAGDIIPGDVRILTAKDLFVSQSSLTGESDAIEKYGDIDKSKSYDNITDRPNLAFMGSNIISGSAKAIVLVVGNDTFIGKVATKLNEKQVPTNFEKGIKKISVMLTIIIASVIPVVFLIVGLMHQKLEGNAAWINALLFGISIAVGLTPEMLPMIVTACLSKGSMAMGKAKTIVKNINSIQNFGAMDILCTDKTGTITQDEIILERHLDVNGKEDAHVLKYAFLNSYYQTGLKNLLDKSIINRTLDLADEEKSLDNLELHYLKIDEVPFDFNRKRMSVLVKSLKNDKVTLITKGAVEEIINVCNKIYLDGKVVPLDKKVVRKVLNKVEEFSEEGMRVVAVASKKSHIDAVGKLSVADEKDMTLIGYLTFLDPPKDSAEDAIKKLHNLGVEVKILTGDNPLVTKAVCSKVGIPYERILLGKDISKLSDTELAIEVEKTQIFAKLSPDQKARIITILRKNGHVVGYMGDGINDAQAMKVADVSISVDTAVDIAKESANIILLEKDLNVLATGIIEGRKTHANINKYIKMTVSSNFGNIFSVVIASAMLPFIPMAPVQIIFLNLIYDFCCGTIPWDNVDKEFIQSPRQWGHKSIWRFMLWFGPASSIVDIMAFCLLFFVVIPNAIKGSTFSSISDYAKLTPEEQKAFKLMFWSGWLVVSMWTQTFVIHLLRTDKVPMFKSNASTPVIISTLVGVGVVTALPYIPKVNDSLQLTPLPAEFFAWLALLLSTYTILVLITKKIYKRIYKQFL